A section of the Candidatus Aenigmatarchaeota archaeon genome encodes:
- a CDS encoding CBS domain-containing protein yields MKVRDCKIDDEYIKVGPDQDLNSVKNRYCHFIVVIENKKPIGIVTNNDIIRNVKSEEDYKRLKFRDIMSSPVFTVGEDDDMEKVGRLMVEKGFMSLPVVNKKGEFVGLITYFDYLGVIANRLRSVKK; encoded by the coding sequence ATGAAGGTTAGGGATTGTAAGATTGATGATGAATATATAAAGGTTGGTCCAGACCAGGATTTAAATTCTGTAAAAAACAGGTATTGTCATTTCATTGTGGTTATTGAAAACAAGAAACCCATTGGAATAGTAACCAATAATGATATAATAAGAAATGTTAAGAGTGAGGAGGATTACAAAAGGTTGAAGTTTAGGGATATTATGTCCAGCCCTGTGTTTACGGTTGGCGAGGACGATGATATGGAAAAAGTTGGGAGATTGATGGTTGAGAAGGGTTTCATGTCTTTGCCTGTGGTAAACAAAAAGGGAGAATTCGTTGGTTTGATAACTTATTTTGATTATTTGGGTGTAATTGCAAACAGGTTGAGGTCTGTTAAAAAGTAG